A window of Pusillimonas sp. T7-7 contains these coding sequences:
- a CDS encoding glycosyltransferase — MFYVAQIARELATQGYQVDIFTRLDNPYLPMEMCWGDKVRIVHVPAGPTRHLPKEELLPYMADFSSFMQDYFSNREDPYELIHANFFMSAMASLPVARRNGIPLVVTFHALGRVRRHYQAEADKFPDSRFQIEDDIVRNADCLIAECPEDRRDPIER; from the coding sequence ATGTTTTATGTAGCGCAGATTGCGCGTGAGTTGGCAACTCAAGGTTACCAAGTTGACATTTTTACACGGCTAGATAATCCTTATCTTCCGATGGAAATGTGCTGGGGCGATAAGGTACGAATCGTGCATGTGCCGGCCGGCCCCACCCGCCATCTGCCCAAAGAAGAGCTATTGCCTTACATGGCTGACTTCAGTTCATTCATGCAGGATTATTTCTCAAACCGGGAAGATCCTTACGAGCTGATCCATGCCAACTTTTTTATGTCGGCCATGGCCTCTTTGCCGGTAGCCCGGCGCAATGGCATTCCTCTTGTTGTTACGTTCCATGCCTTGGGACGCGTGCGTCGGCATTATCAAGCCGAGGCTGATAAATTTCCCGACAGCCGCTTTCAGATCGAAGACGACATTGTGCGCAATGCAGACTGTTTGATCGCTGAATGCCCGGAAGACAGACGCGATCCGATAGAACGCTAG
- the sdhA gene encoding succinate dehydrogenase flavoprotein subunit, which yields MPAQSYKVQTHEYDVVVVGAGGAGLRATLGLAAKGLSAACVTKVFPTRSHTVAAQGGIAAALGNMGEDHWRYHFYDTVKGGDWLGDQDAIEYMCREAIPAVIELEHFGVPFSRTGDGKIYQRPFGGMTTHYGEGIAQRSCAAADRTGHAILHTLYTQALKHNAKFFVEYFTTDLVRDPADGRIVGVLAIDLNNGSLHFFRGHAIMLATGGYGRAYFSCTGAHTQTGDGGGMALRAGLALQDLEFVQFHPTGIYGAGCLITEGVRGEGGFLTNSDGEPFMKRYAPNVKDLASRDVVSRAMTMEIREGRGLGDHADYIHLNLAHLGADTLHERLPGISETARIFAGVDVTRDPIPVLPTVHYNMGGIPTNYHGEVVQKVGNDPDVVVPGLFAIGESACVSVHGANRLGTNSLLDIVVFGRAAANRCAEIVKPDALHRDLPSDVLEPALARLDQLRYANGATPTAQLRLQMQKTMQADAAVFRTAETLEQGCRKIDQINAQFADIRVTDRSLVWNTDLIETLELANLLEQAVGTMHSAAQRTETRGGHAREDFPERDDVNWMKHTLVSVDENGACSFDHRPVHSNTLTDEVETVPPAKRVY from the coding sequence ATGCCCGCACAAAGTTACAAGGTCCAGACTCATGAATACGACGTGGTGGTGGTTGGCGCTGGCGGCGCGGGGCTGCGCGCAACCTTGGGGCTCGCTGCCAAGGGCTTGTCCGCGGCTTGCGTCACCAAGGTGTTTCCAACACGGTCGCACACCGTCGCGGCACAGGGCGGGATCGCTGCGGCGCTAGGCAATATGGGCGAGGACCACTGGCGCTATCACTTCTATGACACTGTCAAAGGCGGTGACTGGCTGGGAGATCAGGACGCGATCGAGTACATGTGCCGCGAAGCAATCCCGGCGGTCATCGAGCTGGAGCATTTCGGCGTACCGTTTTCGCGCACGGGAGACGGCAAAATCTATCAGCGCCCGTTCGGCGGCATGACGACGCACTATGGCGAAGGTATCGCACAACGCAGTTGCGCTGCCGCCGACCGCACCGGCCATGCCATCTTGCACACACTATACACACAGGCACTCAAGCACAACGCCAAGTTTTTTGTCGAATACTTCACCACGGATCTGGTAAGGGACCCCGCCGACGGCCGCATCGTGGGTGTGCTCGCAATTGACCTGAATAATGGCAGCTTGCATTTCTTTCGAGGCCACGCGATCATGCTGGCCACTGGGGGATATGGACGCGCATATTTTTCCTGCACCGGCGCGCACACCCAAACAGGCGATGGCGGCGGTATGGCCTTACGCGCCGGCCTGGCGCTGCAAGACCTCGAATTTGTGCAGTTTCACCCGACCGGCATTTACGGCGCCGGCTGCCTGATCACTGAAGGCGTGCGTGGCGAAGGAGGGTTTCTCACCAACTCTGATGGCGAGCCTTTCATGAAACGCTATGCGCCCAATGTCAAGGATCTGGCCTCGCGCGATGTCGTAAGTCGTGCAATGACCATGGAAATCCGTGAAGGGCGCGGCCTTGGAGACCACGCAGATTACATCCATCTGAACCTTGCACATCTGGGGGCCGACACGCTACATGAGCGTCTGCCAGGCATTTCCGAGACGGCACGCATTTTTGCCGGTGTGGATGTCACAAGGGATCCGATCCCTGTGCTTCCGACGGTGCACTACAACATGGGTGGCATTCCGACCAACTACCATGGCGAAGTGGTGCAGAAGGTTGGCAATGACCCCGATGTGGTAGTGCCGGGCCTGTTCGCCATCGGCGAGAGCGCATGCGTATCGGTGCATGGCGCGAATCGTCTGGGTACCAATTCGCTGCTCGACATCGTGGTGTTCGGCCGCGCAGCGGCTAATCGTTGCGCGGAAATCGTCAAGCCCGACGCGTTACACCGCGATCTGCCTTCTGACGTTTTGGAACCCGCGTTGGCTCGGCTTGACCAGTTACGATACGCCAATGGCGCAACGCCGACCGCACAATTACGCCTGCAGATGCAAAAAACCATGCAGGCCGATGCAGCCGTCTTCCGTACCGCCGAGACACTTGAGCAAGGTTGCAGGAAGATTGATCAGATTAACGCTCAATTTGCGGACATCCGCGTGACTGACCGTTCGCTGGTCTGGAACACGGATTTGATCGAAACCTTGGAGCTAGCCAACTTGCTGGAACAGGCGGTCGGCACCATGCACTCGGCCGCACAGCGTACGGAAACCCGCGGCGGGCACGCGCGTGAGGATTTCCCCGAGCGCGACGACGTCAATTGGATGAAGCATACGCTGGTCAGCGTGGACGAGAACGGTGCCTGTTCATTTGACCACCGGCCAGTGCACTCGAACACCTTGACTGACGAGGTGGAAACCGTCCCGCCCGCCAAGCGCGTTTATTGA
- a CDS encoding CopG family ribbon-helix-helix protein, whose translation MATSLKIDDGLKGRVQHLAGQRRRSPHWIMLEAIRQYVEREEARENFKQEALASWAAYKETGRHLTGQEVRTWLNTWGTDEEKSVPECHK comes from the coding sequence ATGGCAACATCTCTCAAAATCGACGATGGCCTGAAAGGCCGTGTCCAGCATCTGGCTGGCCAGCGCCGCCGCTCGCCGCACTGGATCATGCTCGAAGCCATTCGGCAGTACGTCGAGCGCGAGGAAGCACGAGAGAACTTCAAACAGGAAGCCTTGGCGTCCTGGGCGGCTTACAAGGAAACAGGCCGCCACCTGACCGGCCAGGAAGTTCGTACTTGGCTGAACACCTGGGGCACCGATGAGGAAAAGTCAGTGCCAGAATGCCACAAGTAA
- a CDS encoding CBS domain-containing protein translates to MTLITTMLPIARKRLVTLDAVAPVIEAAKLLSAPNTNLVIACDSDGLMVGVLTKADIVKQISYCTGCSCVTAIADIMTRDIIKCSPDDQLQDIWVVMKNKALRQIPVSDNQSRPIGLLYASDALQVLLEEVEYEEDLLRDYVMGIGYR, encoded by the coding sequence ATGACGCTAATTACCACCATGCTGCCTATTGCTCGTAAACGGCTTGTGACCCTTGATGCGGTTGCCCCGGTGATCGAAGCAGCAAAGCTTCTGAGTGCTCCTAATACCAATCTCGTCATCGCCTGCGATTCTGACGGTCTAATGGTGGGGGTGTTGACTAAAGCTGATATCGTCAAGCAAATCAGCTACTGCACAGGATGTAGCTGTGTCACGGCCATTGCCGACATCATGACGCGCGACATCATAAAGTGTTCCCCGGACGATCAATTGCAAGACATATGGGTTGTCATGAAAAATAAGGCGTTAAGGCAGATTCCGGTTAGCGACAATCAATCAAGGCCAATAGGCTTACTTTATGCCAGCGACGCATTGCAAGTGCTTTTGGAAGAAGTCGAATACGAAGAAGATTTGCTGCGTGATTACGTGATGGGTATTGGCTACCGTTAG
- a CDS encoding type II toxin-antitoxin system RelE/ParE family toxin, producing MPQVIVTEGASAGLERCRLFLQTKAPEAARRAGQAIGRQFLLLETAPDIGRPLPEMPELRELVIAFGDSGYVALYHHELTDDAVYILAFRHQKEVGY from the coding sequence ATGCCACAAGTAATCGTCACTGAAGGCGCATCAGCTGGCTTGGAGCGGTGTCGGCTATTCCTGCAAACCAAGGCACCAGAAGCAGCCAGACGAGCCGGTCAGGCCATTGGGAGGCAATTCCTGCTGCTGGAAACAGCGCCCGACATTGGCCGACCCCTTCCAGAAATGCCGGAGTTGCGTGAACTGGTTATTGCGTTTGGTGATTCGGGCTACGTCGCCTTGTACCATCACGAATTGACCGACGACGCGGTGTACATCCTGGCCTTCCGGCATCAGAAAGAGGTGGGCTATTGA
- a CDS encoding heavy-metal-associated domain-containing protein — MKKVVFNMEPFTCPSCVKKIENTVGKVNGVSDVKVMFNSGRVRAEFDESKTDADTLESTIVRLGYPVLSKKVS; from the coding sequence ATGAAAAAAGTCGTTTTCAACATGGAACCCTTCACCTGCCCTTCCTGTGTGAAGAAAATCGAAAATACAGTCGGGAAAGTCAATGGCGTAAGCGACGTCAAAGTGATGTTCAACTCGGGCCGTGTTCGAGCCGAATTCGATGAGTCCAAGACGGATGCCGACACGTTAGAGAGCACGATCGTACGACTCGGCTATCCGGTGTTATCGAAGAAGGTCTCGTAA
- the sdhC gene encoding succinate dehydrogenase, cytochrome b556 subunit: MSNMRPLSPHLSVYRWRVNMLQSTLHRLTGLFLCLGALLVAWGLIAAGTGEGAWRVFARFCSSWFGILLLVLWTWSLLFHLCNGIQHLVRDMGRNFGPPTRDRTHKPVYWSTGWLVIAVSVLLTVLVWIILAVQAGDSL, from the coding sequence ATGTCCAATATGCGACCGCTATCACCACATCTCAGCGTCTATCGCTGGCGCGTCAACATGCTCCAGTCTACGTTGCACCGGCTTACAGGCCTATTCTTATGCCTGGGTGCTTTATTGGTGGCGTGGGGTTTGATCGCCGCCGGGACAGGAGAGGGAGCTTGGCGCGTGTTTGCTCGATTTTGCAGCAGCTGGTTCGGTATATTGCTGCTGGTCTTGTGGACGTGGTCGCTATTGTTTCACCTGTGCAACGGCATCCAGCATCTGGTTCGCGACATGGGCAGGAACTTCGGCCCGCCGACGCGCGATCGCACGCATAAGCCCGTCTACTGGTCTACTGGTTGGTTAGTTATCGCTGTTAGCGTGTTGTTGACCGTACTGGTGTGGATCATTTTGGCTGTGCAAGCAGGAGATTCACTATGA
- a CDS encoding isoprenylcysteine carboxylmethyltransferase family protein — MKRFELLIPPPLVMLLSALLMWLASEFFPALTIAWLHNVAAAVGIALLGIAVSLTGIATFKRARTTIDPKHPAESSSLIRSGIYRYSRNPMYLGVLLVLVGWMFYLGNLLSILGTFIFIAYITRFQIIPEERLLEEKFQAMFLSYKNNVRRWL; from the coding sequence ATGAAACGATTCGAATTACTCATTCCGCCGCCCCTGGTCATGCTGCTTAGCGCGCTGCTTATGTGGTTGGCATCCGAGTTCTTTCCGGCGCTGACCATAGCCTGGCTTCATAATGTCGCGGCGGCAGTCGGCATAGCTCTGCTGGGCATTGCCGTCAGCCTGACGGGCATTGCCACATTCAAGCGTGCCCGCACCACCATAGATCCAAAACACCCGGCAGAATCCTCCTCGCTGATCCGTTCAGGCATCTATCGCTACAGCCGAAACCCTATGTATCTCGGTGTGCTGCTCGTGCTGGTTGGGTGGATGTTTTATTTAGGTAATCTACTGTCGATACTCGGCACATTCATCTTTATTGCCTACATCACGCGCTTTCAGATCATTCCTGAAGAACGCCTGTTGGAGGAAAAGTTCCAGGCGATGTTCCTGTCTTACAAGAATAACGTTCGCAGGTGGCTATAG
- a CDS encoding transposase codes for MATNSLRLRPARRTYSPQFKAEMGAQCLEGSVALASLTIDHSMNPNVLHRWVTEHERYGKHTLQDDGVALPVQTVDMTPANWFAVKPLAVADDRKALAPTLPVEQPPGCIQMNTTI; via the coding sequence ATGGCAACAAACTCTCTTAGGTTGCGCCCGGCGCGGCGCACTTACAGCCCGCAGTTCAAGGCAGAGATGGGCGCCCAATGCCTGGAGGGCAGCGTTGCTTTGGCATCGCTGACCATTGACCATAGCATGAACCCCAACGTGCTGCATCGCTGGGTGACGGAGCACGAACGCTACGGCAAACATACTTTGCAGGATGACGGCGTGGCGTTGCCGGTGCAAACGGTGGATATGACGCCAGCGAACTGGTTTGCCGTCAAACCGCTGGCGGTTGCTGACGATCGTAAGGCGTTGGCGCCCACGCTGCCCGTTGAGCAACCGCCTGGGTGCATTCAGATGAACACGACAATCTAG
- a CDS encoding cation-translocating P-type ATPase, whose product MNKLKNSQIAGITGLMLLIAFGLHWAGLAQWKDYVLIASSLFAGYFIAIKAFKALRMKAFSIELLVTIAVIGALIIGEYVESAVVTFLFIFGAYLESRTLEKTRSSLRNLIDQTPTEATVIRPEGHIKLPVEEVIKGDRVLIRSGEKVAVDGAIVSGQALIVEAAITGESVPASKSMGDRVFSGTIIDNGYIEVTADRVGDDTTFAKIIEMVEEAQESKTTTQKFLDRFANIYTPTIVVLSILVYVFSRNVELALTFLVIACPGALVISAPVSMVAGIGNGARNGVLVKGGEIMEKLSKIDLVIFDKTGTLTKGKPEVTEVKSWGMEENTLLRLVAEAERLSEHHLGQTIVAEARKRELALSEALQDVAIVKGGGMVATVAGQHLAIGNRKLMADHGVSIVEPVDAYATEREKTGNTAVLIAIDKQLAGVISIADQIKPEAKRAIQQLRRAGVKQAIMLTGDNRHTAQLVGDELGLDAVHAELLPQDKVKWVNELKNQGYRVAMVGDGINDAPALATADVGLAMGVGGTDISMEAADIVLMSDRLDQFAHAYSLAKATVRNMQQNTIMAVGTVVLLLAGVLLGKIFLASGMLVHELSVLLVTLNAVRLIRYRARGKFENEAQGPTSHSTRSQTA is encoded by the coding sequence ATGAATAAACTTAAAAATTCCCAGATTGCTGGCATCACCGGCCTGATGCTGCTGATCGCTTTTGGCCTGCATTGGGCCGGGCTTGCGCAATGGAAGGACTACGTCCTGATCGCGTCCTCTCTGTTCGCGGGCTACTTTATTGCCATCAAAGCCTTCAAAGCGCTGCGCATGAAGGCTTTTAGTATTGAATTGCTGGTCACCATCGCCGTCATCGGCGCCTTGATTATCGGCGAGTATGTCGAGTCGGCAGTCGTGACTTTTCTATTTATCTTTGGTGCCTATCTGGAATCACGCACTCTGGAAAAGACGCGCTCTTCCCTGCGCAACCTCATCGACCAGACGCCGACCGAAGCCACGGTGATCCGCCCCGAAGGCCACATCAAGCTGCCCGTCGAAGAAGTCATCAAAGGCGATAGAGTGCTGATCCGCTCCGGCGAGAAGGTTGCCGTAGACGGCGCCATCGTCTCGGGTCAGGCGTTGATTGTCGAGGCGGCCATCACAGGTGAATCCGTCCCGGCCAGCAAGTCCATGGGCGACCGCGTGTTCAGCGGCACCATCATCGATAACGGCTACATTGAAGTCACCGCCGACCGTGTAGGTGATGACACCACTTTTGCCAAGATCATCGAAATGGTGGAAGAGGCGCAAGAGTCCAAGACCACTACGCAAAAGTTCCTTGATCGTTTCGCCAATATCTACACACCGACCATCGTTGTGCTTTCCATTCTGGTGTACGTATTCTCGCGCAACGTGGAACTGGCACTTACTTTCCTGGTCATAGCCTGTCCTGGTGCGTTAGTCATATCGGCACCGGTTTCCATGGTGGCAGGCATAGGCAATGGGGCGCGTAACGGGGTATTGGTCAAGGGCGGCGAAATCATGGAGAAGCTCTCCAAGATCGACCTCGTCATTTTCGACAAGACCGGCACCCTAACCAAAGGCAAGCCCGAAGTCACCGAAGTGAAAAGCTGGGGCATGGAAGAAAATACGCTGCTGCGCCTGGTGGCCGAGGCCGAGAGGCTTTCCGAACACCATCTGGGGCAGACTATCGTGGCTGAAGCCAGGAAGCGTGAACTGGCCCTGAGCGAAGCGCTGCAAGATGTCGCCATCGTCAAAGGCGGCGGCATGGTCGCCACCGTCGCGGGACAGCATCTGGCCATAGGCAATCGCAAGCTCATGGCAGACCATGGCGTATCTATCGTGGAGCCGGTCGATGCCTACGCCACCGAACGCGAGAAGACGGGCAATACCGCTGTGCTGATCGCCATCGACAAGCAGTTGGCTGGTGTGATTTCGATTGCGGACCAGATCAAGCCGGAAGCCAAGCGCGCCATCCAGCAACTACGCCGTGCGGGTGTGAAGCAGGCGATCATGTTGACGGGCGACAACCGACATACGGCGCAGTTGGTGGGCGACGAGCTGGGTCTGGATGCCGTGCACGCTGAACTGCTGCCGCAGGATAAGGTGAAGTGGGTCAACGAGCTGAAGAACCAAGGCTATCGCGTGGCCATGGTAGGAGACGGCATCAACGATGCGCCTGCGCTCGCGACGGCCGATGTCGGTCTGGCCATGGGGGTTGGCGGTACCGATATTTCGATGGAAGCGGCCGATATCGTCCTGATGTCGGACAGGCTGGATCAGTTCGCACATGCCTATTCCCTTGCCAAGGCCACCGTGCGCAACATGCAGCAAAACACGATAATGGCCGTGGGCACTGTGGTTCTGTTGCTCGCTGGCGTGCTGCTGGGCAAGATATTCCTGGCTTCGGGCATGCTCGTCCATGAACTGAGCGTACTACTGGTGACGCTTAATGCCGTTAGACTCATCCGCTATCGGGCACGTGGGAAATTCGAAAACGAAGCCCAAGGGCCCACAAGCCACAGCACGCGCAGCCAAACTGCCTGA
- a CDS encoding DUF1674 domain-containing protein: MEEESTDTPASESTPVAVPGTVAREQTTPEGDGLDPTRYGDWEKNGRCIDF, from the coding sequence ATGGAAGAAGAATCGACCGATACACCCGCATCCGAATCTACACCTGTCGCTGTGCCGGGCACGGTAGCCCGCGAACAAACAACGCCTGAGGGTGATGGCCTTGACCCGACACGCTACGGCGATTGGGAAAAGAATGGGCGCTGCATCGATTTTTGA
- a CDS encoding Crp/Fnr family transcriptional regulator: protein MSLKPLSSPSDASCEHIPVLCVSRVPIFNHLPSEVLAVVADKAAMRTYERGQFIHRAGDPSDKLYIVHKGKIKVYRLSDTGKEQLVRILTSGDFAGEMALFSSTDHDAYAEAMQPSEICAIYRADVRELLLQYPEISLHVLAELSRRLSTSEKQTAAIATASINARLAQYLTDLAEQENSTNFSLPMSRRHLASFLGTTPETVSRRLGEFEEAGWILQTGQRKVTILDLDALLLVE from the coding sequence ATGAGCCTTAAGCCCCTTTCCTCACCGTCTGATGCAAGCTGCGAGCATATACCCGTGCTCTGCGTTTCACGGGTGCCGATCTTCAACCATTTACCTTCCGAGGTGCTTGCCGTTGTCGCCGATAAAGCAGCCATGCGTACGTATGAACGCGGGCAATTCATTCATCGCGCCGGCGATCCATCCGATAAGCTCTATATCGTTCACAAAGGAAAGATCAAGGTGTATCGACTTTCCGATACTGGCAAGGAACAGCTTGTGCGTATCCTGACATCGGGTGATTTTGCCGGGGAAATGGCCTTGTTTTCCTCCACCGACCACGACGCTTACGCCGAGGCCATGCAGCCATCGGAGATCTGTGCCATCTATCGGGCCGACGTGCGCGAGCTTCTGCTTCAATACCCTGAAATCAGCCTGCATGTGCTGGCTGAGCTATCAAGACGTCTGAGTACCAGCGAGAAGCAAACTGCGGCAATCGCCACGGCATCCATCAATGCCCGCCTGGCACAGTACCTGACCGACCTGGCAGAACAAGAAAATTCTACTAACTTCAGCCTGCCCATGAGCCGCAGGCATCTCGCCTCCTTCCTGGGAACGACACCTGAAACCGTGAGCCGCAGGCTTGGTGAATTTGAAGAAGCAGGATGGATTTTGCAGACCGGGCAACGCAAGGTCACCATTCTTGACCTTGATGCCCTCTTGCTTGTTGAATAG
- a CDS encoding succinate dehydrogenase iron-sulfur subunit, with product MSRIQKGNHHAALPGAEQVCSFRVYRWDPAVGGNPRVDTYEADVAGSTMVLDVLLKIKNEMDPTLTLRRSCREGVCGSCAMNIDGENTLACTKGLDELPHGAVSVYPLPHMPVVKDLVSDLTHLYAQYGSIKPWMQTQSVPGTRERLQSPEDREKLDGLYECILCACCTTACPSSWWNPDRFLGPMVLLQAYRWIADSRDEATGERLDDLEDPFKLYRCHTIMNCTNTCPKGLNPAKAISEIKQLMINRTV from the coding sequence ATGTCCAGGATACAGAAGGGCAATCACCACGCTGCATTGCCGGGTGCAGAGCAGGTTTGCAGCTTCCGTGTCTATCGCTGGGATCCCGCTGTGGGCGGCAATCCGCGCGTGGATACGTACGAAGCCGATGTCGCCGGCTCCACTATGGTTCTGGATGTCCTGCTCAAGATTAAGAACGAGATGGATCCCACGCTTACGCTGCGTCGCTCGTGCCGCGAAGGCGTGTGTGGGTCGTGCGCAATGAATATCGATGGTGAAAATACGTTGGCCTGCACCAAGGGGTTGGATGAACTTCCACATGGCGCTGTCAGCGTGTACCCACTGCCGCACATGCCGGTGGTGAAGGACCTGGTGTCTGATCTCACTCATCTTTACGCTCAATACGGGTCAATCAAGCCATGGATGCAGACCCAGAGTGTGCCCGGTACGCGCGAACGTCTGCAATCACCCGAGGATAGAGAAAAACTGGACGGCCTGTACGAGTGCATCCTGTGTGCGTGCTGCACCACAGCTTGCCCGAGCTCCTGGTGGAATCCTGATCGCTTCCTTGGCCCTATGGTATTGCTTCAGGCTTACCGCTGGATCGCCGATTCACGCGACGAGGCGACTGGCGAACGGCTGGACGATCTGGAGGATCCATTTAAGCTCTACCGTTGCCATACAATTATGAATTGCACCAACACCTGCCCGAAAGGGCTAAATCCTGCCAAAGCGATTTCCGAGATCAAGCAACTAATGATAAACCGGACCGTGTAA
- the sdhD gene encoding succinate dehydrogenase, hydrophobic membrane anchor protein, with protein sequence MSAYPGQDSLRTPLKVARRLGSSKSGVHHWWLQRLTAIALIPLSIWLLYFMGALMHASYPTVLAAIAQPVHAIFLIVLSLCLFWHGALGLQVIIEDYVHTRWLEVALQIALRFGAILATLACVLAVLAIWLGIAPQR encoded by the coding sequence ATGAGCGCCTATCCGGGGCAAGATTCGCTTCGCACGCCGCTTAAGGTCGCACGCAGACTCGGTTCTTCCAAGTCGGGCGTGCATCATTGGTGGCTGCAACGGCTCACCGCCATCGCGCTGATTCCACTGTCGATCTGGCTTCTGTATTTCATGGGAGCTTTGATGCACGCGAGTTACCCGACCGTATTGGCCGCAATCGCACAGCCGGTGCACGCGATCTTTTTGATCGTGCTGAGCTTGTGTCTGTTCTGGCATGGCGCGCTTGGCCTTCAAGTCATTATCGAAGACTACGTACACACACGCTGGCTGGAGGTCGCGCTGCAGATCGCTTTGCGTTTTGGTGCGATCCTCGCCACGCTGGCCTGTGTACTTGCAGTATTGGCGATCTGGCTGGGCATCGCCCCACAGCGATAA
- a CDS encoding transposase, whose product MIVADRFHVVRLVNQHFLKLWQQYDPEGRKNRGLLSLMRRHHWKLTAVQKENLHQYLAQEPVLGALYFAKQQLNGFLVMKSLQRKRAEKMMSQFLRLIDQFEHSPARALAQTLRSWLEPIVRMWRFTKSNGITEGFHTKMEMLSRRAYGFRNFENYRMRVLAQCGWIIPD is encoded by the coding sequence ATGATCGTGGCCGACCGCTTCCATGTGGTGCGTTTGGTGAACCAGCACTTCCTGAAGCTGTGGCAGCAGTACGACCCCGAAGGCCGCAAGAACCGTGGGCTGCTCAGCCTGATGCGCCGACATCACTGGAAACTGACAGCCGTACAAAAGGAGAATCTACATCAGTACTTGGCTCAAGAGCCGGTGCTGGGGGCGCTGTACTTCGCCAAGCAGCAGTTAAATGGCTTCCTGGTGATGAAGAGTTTGCAAAGAAAGCGGGCCGAAAAGATGATGTCCCAGTTCCTGAGGTTGATCGACCAGTTTGAGCACAGTCCAGCTCGGGCCTTAGCACAGACTTTGAGATCCTGGTTGGAGCCCATTGTGAGGATGTGGCGTTTCACTAAATCCAACGGTATCACCGAGGGCTTCCACACTAAAATGGAAATGCTCTCACGCCGTGCGTATGGATTTAGGAATTTTGAGAATTACCGCATGCGAGTCTTGGCTCAATGCGGTTGGATCATCCCAGATTGA
- a CDS encoding HNH endonuclease, giving the protein MNRDRIPADVKRAVLVEAGHRCAIPTCRATTTEIAHIIPWADTKDHSFENLIALCPNCHTRFDQKKEIDRRAMKMYKHNLGILNNRYGEFERRLFEVLAKTRDRVFVLGAAGDLLVANAVKDGFFEDKHVQGMSFDVKGDSGFSKSFPMTFTYWVTDSGVEFITRYASGADIA; this is encoded by the coding sequence ATGAATCGAGACAGGATTCCAGCAGATGTAAAGCGTGCGGTCTTAGTAGAGGCCGGACATCGATGTGCAATCCCTACATGCCGTGCGACCACCACAGAAATTGCGCACATCATTCCGTGGGCCGATACAAAGGACCATTCGTTCGAAAACCTCATTGCGTTGTGTCCGAACTGTCATACACGCTTCGATCAAAAGAAGGAAATAGATCGACGCGCCATGAAGATGTACAAGCACAACCTGGGCATTTTGAACAATCGCTACGGCGAGTTCGAAAGGCGGCTATTCGAAGTCCTGGCAAAGACCAGAGACCGGGTGTTCGTGCTCGGCGCAGCGGGCGATCTCCTTGTCGCAAATGCAGTCAAGGACGGGTTCTTTGAAGACAAGCATGTTCAAGGCATGAGCTTTGATGTTAAGGGAGACAGCGGGTTTTCAAAGAGCTTCCCCATGACGTTCACTTACTGGGTTACGGACTCAGGTGTCGAGTTCATCACGCGATATGCATCTGGTGCCGACATTGCATAA